The Deltaproteobacteria bacterium genome includes the window TCCCCATTACGAGGCAGGGTCTCGAAAAACTTAAAGAAGAACTCTCCCGCCTGGAACGGGTGGAAAGGCCCCAGAATATCCGGGCCATTGAAGAGGCAAGAGCCCACGGCGATCTCAGTGAAAACGCCGAATACCATGCTGCCAAAGAGAAGCAGTCCTTTCTGGACGGCCGAATCAACGAACTAAGGACGACCATCAGCCGTTGCGAGGTGATCGATGTGGAAGAAGGGCCGTCGGACAGGGTGGTCTTCGGCAAGACAGTTCTCCTCTATGATCTTCAAACGGATGAGGAGATCACCTATCAACTCCTAGGTCCTTACGAATCGGAACCGGAAAAAGGCAGGATCTCCGTCACCTCGCCCCTCGGGCAGGCCCTCATCGGGAAAAAGGAAGGCGACGAAATCCGGGTCCAGACTCCGGGTGGGATCCAGGAGTACGAAATCATCGAAATCCGCTGAGGGATCTTCAGTGGAAACCGTTCAACTCAACAAGTCCGT containing:
- the greA gene encoding transcription elongation factor GreA — protein: MDRVPITRQGLEKLKEELSRLERVERPQNIRAIEEARAHGDLSENAEYHAAKEKQSFLDGRINELRTTISRCEVIDVEEGPSDRVVFGKTVLLYDLQTDEEITYQLLGPYESEPEKGRISVTSPLGQALIGKKEGDEIRVQTPGGIQEYEIIEIR